The DNA window GCGTTGGAGCAGCGTGTCATCCTGCGCGTGCTGGAAAATGGCCCGCAGGTTCTATCGACCGGCGGTGGCGCCTTCATGAACGCGCAGACGCGCGAGGCCATCGCGGCCCATGGCGTGTCGGTGTGGCTGAAGGCCGAACTCGACCTTCTGATGGAACGGGTCTCCAAGAAGCAGAACCGGCCCCTGCTGAAGAGCGCCGATCCCCGCGCCGTGCTGGAGCGGCTGATGGGGGAGCGCTATCCGGTTTATGCGACCGCTGATGTCACCGTGCCGACCCGCGACGACCGCAAGGAGATCATCGCCGCCGAGGTGCTGGCCGCGCTGTGCCGGCATTTCGGCATCGAGGAAATCGCAGCGACGGGCGAGGTCGAATCGTGAGCGTGCCCGTCACCGTCGAAGTCGGACTTGGCGACCGGGCCTACGACATATTGATCGGTTCCGGTCTTCTGTCGCGCGCCGGTGAGGAGATTTCTCGCCGGCTGCCGGGCACGCGCGCCGCAGTCGTCACCGACGAGAATGTCGCCGCCGCGCATCTCGATACGCTGAAGGCAGGGCTTGAGAAGGGCGGCATCCAGCCCACCGTCATCACAATGCCACCCGGCGAGAAAACCAAGAGCTTCGCCCATCTCGAAGAGGTGGTCGATGGCGTTCTGGCAGCCAGGCTGGAGCGCGGCGACGTCGTCATCGCGCTTGGCGGCGGCGTGATCGGCGATCTCACCGGTTTTGCCGCCGGCATCGTGCGGCGCGGCATGAATTTCGTGCAGATCCCGACCTCGCTGCTGGCGCAGGTCGATTCCTCGGTCGGCGGCAAGACCGGCATCAACAGCCCGCGTGGCAAGAACCTTGTCGGCGTCTTCCTGCAGCCCAAGCTGGTGCTGGCCGACACTGAAGTGCTCGACACGCTGTCGATCCGCGAATTCCGCGCCGGCTATGCCGAACTCGCCAAATACGGGCTGATCGACCGGCCGGAATTTTTCGCCTGGCTGGAAGCGAACTGGAGACAAGTTTTCGCCGGCGGGCCGCAGAGGGCACAGGCGATTGCCGAGGCCTGCCGGGCCAAGGCCGATGTCGTCGCGCGCGACGAGTTCGAGACCGGCGACCGCGCGCTGCTCAATCTCGGGCACACGTTCGGTCACGCGCTCGAAGCCGCCACGCAGTATGACGGAGCCCGCCTCGTCCATGGCGAAGGGGTCGCCATCGGCATGGCGCTGGCGCATCGGTTCTCCTCGCGGCTCAATCTGGCCAGTCCCGACGACGCGGCGCGCGTCGAGACGCATCTGCGCGCCGTCGGCCTGCCGTGGCGGATGTCCGATATTCCAGGTGACTTGCCCGATGCCGAGGCGCTGCTTTCCTTCATCGGCCAGGACAAGAAGGTATCGCGCGGTGCGCTGACCTTCATCCTGACGCGCGGCGTCGGCCAGGCCTTTATCGCCAAGGACGTGCCCGCTTCGGAAGTGCTGTCCTTCCTGAGGGAAAACCATCCCACCAGCCGGAAAGCCGGCTGAGATGGACAACGAGACGGGCTGGATCGTCGTCGCCGTCCTTGCCATCATCGTCCTGCTGGTGGTTGCCGTGCGCACGCGTCTTCTCGCAATGTTCGGCTATGAGCTGTCGCGAATCGAGCCGCAGCGGTCGAGCCAGGACGAATTGCGTGGCGCGGTGGACGATTTCCGCCGCGACGGCCAGGTGGTGCGCGAGGACCGCGACCGCGTCGGCGGCCTGTTCGATCTCGAAGAGCTCGAAGTCTCCGATATCATGGTGCACCGCACCAACATGCGATCGGTGAATGCCGACAATGCGCCGGAAGCCGTGGTGCGCGAGATCCTGCAGAGCCCACACACGCGCATGCCGTTGTGGAAGGGCTCGCTCGACAATATCGTCGGCGTGCTGCACGCCAAGGATCTGTTGCGCGCGCTGAACGAAGTCGGCAATGATTTTTCCAGGATCGACGTGATGAAGATCGCCTCGAAACCCTGGTTCGTGCCCGACACCACGACGCTGCAGGAGCAGCTCAACGCCTTTCTGCGCCGCAAGGCGCATTTCGCCATCGTCGTCGACGAATATGGCGAGGTCGAGGGACTGGTGACCCTGGAGGACATCATCGAGGAGATCGTTGGCGAAATCGCCGACGAGCACGATGTCGACATACAGGGCGTCAAGCAGGAGGCGGACGGCTCCGTTGTCGTCGACGGCACGGTGCCGATCCGCGACCTGAACCGGGCGCTCGACTGGAACCTGCCAGACGAGGAGGCGACCACCATCGCCGGCCTCGTCATCCATGAGACACAGTCGATACCAGAGGAGAAGCAGGCCTTCACCTTTCACGGCAAGCGCTTCATCGTCATGAAGCGCGACAAGAACCGGATCGCCAGGATCAGGATCAGGCCGGTCGCATAGCACCGCGGCAGGCCACGTTACCGATCCTTCATTGGAACTTCGCGTCGTCCCGGTGCATTTTGCGCCGGGCGGTCAGGAGAAGATGATGATCGATCGGCGAACCCTGTTTTTGGCCTCG is part of the Mesorhizobium loti genome and encodes:
- a CDS encoding shikimate kinase; its protein translation is MNAHQANPPGETHAALLGRLGGRSIVFVGLMGAGKTAIGRKVSTMLSLPFIDSDQEIESVSRMTVPELFERYGETEFRALEQRVILRVLENGPQVLSTGGGAFMNAQTREAIAAHGVSVWLKAELDLLMERVSKKQNRPLLKSADPRAVLERLMGERYPVYATADVTVPTRDDRKEIIAAEVLAALCRHFGIEEIAATGEVES
- the aroB gene encoding 3-dehydroquinate synthase: MSVPVTVEVGLGDRAYDILIGSGLLSRAGEEISRRLPGTRAAVVTDENVAAAHLDTLKAGLEKGGIQPTVITMPPGEKTKSFAHLEEVVDGVLAARLERGDVVIALGGGVIGDLTGFAAGIVRRGMNFVQIPTSLLAQVDSSVGGKTGINSPRGKNLVGVFLQPKLVLADTEVLDTLSIREFRAGYAELAKYGLIDRPEFFAWLEANWRQVFAGGPQRAQAIAEACRAKADVVARDEFETGDRALLNLGHTFGHALEAATQYDGARLVHGEGVAIGMALAHRFSSRLNLASPDDAARVETHLRAVGLPWRMSDIPGDLPDAEALLSFIGQDKKVSRGALTFILTRGVGQAFIAKDVPASEVLSFLRENHPTSRKAG
- a CDS encoding HlyC/CorC family transporter; amino-acid sequence: MDNETGWIVVAVLAIIVLLVVAVRTRLLAMFGYELSRIEPQRSSQDELRGAVDDFRRDGQVVREDRDRVGGLFDLEELEVSDIMVHRTNMRSVNADNAPEAVVREILQSPHTRMPLWKGSLDNIVGVLHAKDLLRALNEVGNDFSRIDVMKIASKPWFVPDTTTLQEQLNAFLRRKAHFAIVVDEYGEVEGLVTLEDIIEEIVGEIADEHDVDIQGVKQEADGSVVVDGTVPIRDLNRALDWNLPDEEATTIAGLVIHETQSIPEEKQAFTFHGKRFIVMKRDKNRIARIRIRPVA